CTCTCTAACCCTCTCtacattgtatatatagatagacgAAAGAAATAAGCTAAACCAGCCCCGGTTTACTCTCACACTAAACCTTTGTTAAGTTGATacttaagaaaaatatgattaagCCATTGAACTGCTTCTATCAATACCTCTGCCTTTGAAAacaaccttgtcctcaaggttgaaATGAGCAAACTGTTTAGCCAACCCCTTCTTTGAGCTTCCCAGGACATTCAAAATATGGCATCACTTCCCGCTTCAGCAACAACTCTTCATGCCCTGTTTTCAGATTGTCCCTGGCCTCCAAATCCAAATTCAGCTCTGATATGACTTGGAGATTTTCCTTTAGCTGCGCCAACATTACGTCTCTTGCTTGTATCAGAGTCTCACACGTCAACATGTCTTCAATTTCGTCATGACTAATATTCTCTGCGAAAGAGGACACTGAACTAGGCAACATGATTATCTGTTTGGCCGTGACATCATCCAGTTGAAACACCATTTCTATCTCCCAAGGTTTTTGCTCCAGATAACGAATTTTCCACGCCAtgccattcttttctttttcccgtTCAGCCACCTTGTTTAGATAGACAACAAGAAACCCCCTCTCCATCAGCTTAACTTCTATTTTTCCACTAACAACAGCCACACTGATTTTTAGCACTATTTGAAATTCATTCGCCCTTCCACTTGCAGTAGTGTAGGCAAACCCATCCACTTGCAGTATTGTAGGTAAATGAAACTGTATGCTTCTGTTTGCTGAGACCTCCATTGCAGCAACAATTTCCAGAGAAGAATCATCACCACCCATGAAACCTGCACTAAGAACCAAGGGAACTATCTCCAGGCTAACACCCTGCCTCCCATCCAACGCTTTCAAGCCCGCACTAAATAGTTCTTCAATTCCCAGCACTGACAACTGAATCCATTTGTTAACGTCAATGCAAACTGCATGTCTTGTGGTAGCAATGGCAAACTCTTTACCGAGCGATAAGGCCCATGTTCTTTTGAAATATGTCGTTTCCATTAACCCTTTGCCTAGTGGAGTTTCTTCTTTCGTATACGTTCGCAACACCCAAGTGTTCCTGtacttctttttaaatttgactCTCTTCCCACTAGTCATGGAATGCTTCTTATCTACTGTCATCAATTCCCATAACAGCTTCGACTTGCGCTTATGTCGAAATTTGTGTCTCTTTCTACTAGACCAACTCATCATCTCCATAGCCGTTCTGATTCCCACTTTCAGCACGTCCAAGATCACTTGATGCATTTGTTTGTCATGCTCCTCTAAATACGCGACAACCCAGCTTATCAACCCTATTATGTCAGTCATTTCGCCAACTGTCATGTACGTCATGTCAAGGCTCTGCGATCCTCTCACTGTCTCCATTCTTTCACGTATGAACATGTTCAATCTTCGAAGCCAAATTAGCTTTGTCCAGTCCAGCTTCACAGTTTTGCACTTGACCCTATGTGGCTTGGTATAGTCTATCTTCCTCTCTACCTCAACATGTTCTCCTTTCCACGACTCTTTCTTACACCATTCCTGGACGCGTTTCTCATAATACTTGAACTTGAGTATAAAGTTCAATGTCAAGACAACCTGATTTCTAGAGAACCtctctttattcttcttctcatgcTTGTTGCGTTTTTGCTTGAATTTGTGTTTCCTCCAGTTGGCGAGCTTCTTCAAAACTGTTAGATATCTCAACGACAGCTTTTCATACACCCATTGATGAACATATAGGTAGTGCGTGATACCCTTGCTCGCATACTCCATCTTCATCATGTTTTTCTTCTGTTGTGCGTGATACCCTTGCCACAACAACCTTTTGTTGAACGTTCGGTGGTGCATCTTCATCTTGACACATGTCTTCTTATTCCCCATCTCAACCGAATCTTTCAACAGACCACAGTTCCACCATTTTGCAACAATTTTCAGCATCACTCCTTCACTTTTCACACATCCCTCTGCCACTCCATGTGGGTTATAGTTATTTGAATGATTCttccatggcttcttctttttctttctcgtgAGTCTATTATCTCCCCTCAACCTTTTGTTAAATACTTGGCTGGCAGATAGCAAATGATAGTTTTTTCCAGCATAGACCAATATAGTAGTGTCTGGTCTGTCATGTATGTTCTTCATCTGGATTCGAGAGGTCCCCAATTTCACTATTCCAGCTTTGTATTTAAACCCCTTAGCCTTTGTGAACTTCTTCCGAATTCTCTTCGTGGTAGTCTTTTTCCCTCTTTGAGACAATTCCTCGAACACCTGGTATACATGATTTGGCTTAGCTGCTTGTTCCCTATGGTTTCGATGTTCCTCTAACACCTGCGGCAAATAGAAGTTCATATGTTCTTCTATTCTCTTTGTCAATAGCTCCACAAAGCCTGTATCTCCTTTGAGTTTGAAACCACTTTCAGACCCATCAATCTTTGAAAACGttttccatctcttcttctttttcttcttcgtgtTCACTTTTCTTTCCATAGGCATTTGATCGAACACTTGGTGGACATGTTCACTCTTCTCAATATCTGGCTCTTTTTGCACACCCATTTGTTCTTTTTGGAAGATATTATCCAACAGATCTTCTTTTTCTGCGACTCTTTGACATACCACCACTTCTGCTGCTGcagtcttctccttctcttcaccACTTGGTTTTTCAAGACACTCCTCAGTCTCTAGGAGATATTTCTCTAGTTTGTCCAAACAGCTCGTCCATCTGCTCATCTTAGAGTCAAATTCATCACTCTGCGTTAGATCAGCCACAACGCTCTCTTTCCCTTTGCTGAATCGTTGAAGCAGACCGATCTTGATCTCATTCCAGCTTGTAAACGCAACATGTGACTCCTGGAACCACAATAGAGCAACACCTTCCATAAATCCATATGCAAAAGAGATCTTTGTCTCTTCTGTGAATCCATGGTCCGTGAAGTAATCTTCAACCCATGAAATCCACATCGTCGGATCTTCATCACCATAATAAACAGGAACCTCCACAGAACCATCACCATCTCCCATTGGGTCgaactgctctgataccaatttgataCGATTTGCTTATAGAAAAGGATTTGATAGATTATAGAACTGGAATTACAAAAGGAACTGAGGATTTTGTTAATGGAGCTCCTCCCACTCCCCCTAAAAGACCTCACCAAATACTCGATAGAGCTCTCTAACCCTCTCtacattgtatatatagatagacgAAAGAAATAAGCTAAACCAGCCCCGGTTTACTCTCACACTAAACCTTTGTTAAGTTGATacttaagaaaaatatgattaagCCATTGAACTGCTTCTATCATCCTTTTTCTCTTATGTTATTTGCATATCAACTGCTCCATCCCTGCGTATCAAGATTGGATATGATCTGTTATTATGTTTGTGTGAGACCAGCCATGTTAGCTCAGACTCTAGTCTTCGAATGATTTCTCTAgctacaaaaaaacataatgcgTTTCTGTTGATTCCTGTTTAATAATATCCATTGTATTTTCCTGGTAGATGTTTGCGGGCAGTCTGTGATTCATGGACCCTATTTGTGGAATTCCCATTTGAAGAAAGTACAAATGCTTCATcgtcaaagagaagaaaacatttGCTTCATACTTCTGGGGTTGAAAAGAAGTGTAAACTACATCCTCAGGCTTTTGAAGATGCCAAAGATTGTCTGCTTTCGTTGCAAAATTCAGTTGTTAAGCTACATCAGAAGAAACTATTTCCATATAACCCAGAAGCTCTTCTTCGACGGTTAGTCTATCAGTCTATCACCGCTACAATAACATCACCCTATGTATATAATCACCTAATCTAACAGCTTTTTGTCTATTTTGAGGCAGTTTGTCAAGGTTTCAAGAGCTCTGTCTATCCAACGGGTAATTTATCTGGACCAAAGGTAATTTCAGTTGCATACTCGGATGTGGATTCTAAAGAACTGTTATATGGAAATTGTCATATGCTTAATTGTTCTTCTTTATATTCGAAATCTTTGGAGTCTATAGAATTTTCCCAAGAGGTTTCCATTTATTGACAAGAAAAATGTGGTGATAGAAGTCTTTAAACCTCTCAATTTAGCTTCTCAGCTGAGATTCTCTGAGTGAGAAGGATCAGATGCCAACACAAAGAAGACTCCTTTCCAGATCAAATTGCAAACTATTGGCTCACAAATTGAATTGTATGTaagttaaagaaaatatctCATGTCCAATCGAATTTTCTTGGGGGTTGTGACACAAGTGTAGCTGACATGAGTTTGTGTTTCTGCAGAGAGATCCTAAATTCTTTGTTGGTGCACCTGCTATGAAACAGAGAGTATTATGTTCTTGCCTCCATAATCCAAATCTGAAAGGTATAAGATACTCTGGTCAAGCTAATATGAAACTGCCCCAGCCAAATACAGTAAGCAATGAAGAAGTATCAAAATTACAGtgtagaaataattaaaaaatcacaaatattgAAACTCTCTTATTCATATCATAGATGTAATTGAGCCCAAATCATAACACAGTTGTTATCATTTTACATTTAGTTATACTTCGCTGCTATTTCCTGTAGCAGTTGAGAAAGCTGTTGAGGCTTAGTGAGCATAGCCATGTGACCAGCTTCTTCAATCCTCTTCACTTCGTTAGGCTCGTAGTTACTAATCATCCACTTCTGAATCTCCTCTGGAAGCACATTGTCGCCTTCACAGACAATAAAAACTCTCTTTCCAGATCCATACCTCTCCTTGGATATCAAATCTTCACCTCCCATTTCCTTAGCGTATAACCAGCTCGGTTTCACCAACGCCATGGCTAATTCTAGATCCTGCAATCAAATTTACCAACAGTGACCATTTGATCTAACACAAAGATTAAACACATATAGAAATACCAAACTATGCCATAATCATAATAACTGTAGACTCACCTCTAATTGGCAATTACTATATGCCTTCTCCTTCATGAAACTAGTACCGAACAAAACTGAACTCGGAGGGTGTTCTGGTCCTTCCTCGAATGTAAACTCACTATCCATGGCGAAACCATCTGGTAGTCTCTTAAAATACTgcatatatacaaacaaaatgtGACATGCGACCTCTTGAAGAGGATGCGACCTCTTGaagagaagataagagaaagataattttatttccGGCGACCTCTTGAATCAAAACCGCTGGAGGAGAATCATGGTGCGGCATATAAGCAGAGAGGAAGACTCCAACAGAGACTTTGGTCGGAAATCTTTCCATAGCGAGAGAAGTTCCAATGCCACCATAGCTATGACCAACGAGAACCACCTTCTCATTCTCAGGAAGAGACTCCATGAAACTCATCAAAGGCTCTAGATGCTCGGACACCAAACGAACCTCATCGAGCCGCCTCGTGTCGATCCCGGATCCACCAAGCTCGATAGCTGTCACACGTTGACCATCACCCTTGAGCTTTGCAGCTAGTTTGAACCAGCACCATGCTCCATGACATGAGCCGTGGACAAAGACGAAGTGATGGAGTTGTTGTTGCTGCATGTGTTGTGTTTGCATTTGGTATTGTTTGGTAAGTCATGTTATCTTCGTCCAATTCGTGTTGTTATATAGGCAGCCATACCCATCACGTTGGTTTGATTGAGGACACGTGTTGAATTGTTTATCCAAATAACTATaagatattaagaaaaaaatctttgaaaatctttataaaaatggGGTGAatctattttgatatttaaaagaTAGACAAATTTATTCAGGTACAATGTTTCAAAAGATTAGGATATACCGTCGTCAagatttagtatttaattaagGTTTAAAATATATGGTTTAGAGTTTGGTTGCGATACCTTAccactttaaagtttaaatgtaaaatttcagGTTGGCGGTTTAGactttagtatattttattaaaattttaaaactatgcatatttattatttattttaaaattaatttcacctatatactttttttttgaataacaacAATGTATGAAGTGGACCATAtttctgaatatttttttttttgtaatatgaacTCAATCATActtatagattattttttttttcattttttttttgtccacaaTCATACTTTCATCTAAGAATATGTTTACCCTCTTGTTCAAGGTTTGTCTTTCATAAATTAAGTTTATCTATAGATTCACATATATCCTTATCGATTCATTGACATGTCTATAATAATTTTGTCacgtattagtttttttttttttgggtgaaacgtgtttaatgttataaatataaCGTAGTTGATTATTCTTAATTAGTGGACTAACTGATATAGTATAAAGTAGAGACAAGacacaaaaaagaataaacattaGTGGGTTAACTTAGGGTTATAACgcaaaaaaagatagaaaaaccGAAAGAAAAAGTCTTGGACGGTTAAAGTTGAGCACGTGGGAAAACATTGTGAAAATCCATATCGACAAATGTGAGACTGTTCTCTCTTTAATTCTTGTCAGATTAGTTAATACTCCCTCTATGATTTTAGAACAAAgggaatatatgattaattttgtttttttgatgattttttttattttatttatgaccttccatgatttatttttctgttactttttcattttctcactTTCTCACTCCATACATTTTACAATATcagtaattattaaaacaaaaatttatcaaaaatattcagAACATTAATCTTTGAGAGACAAagattattttctaaaacatcaaattatGTGAGACAAAGGAAGTAAATGATTCACTACTCGGCAATTTTAGGCCATTGGAACTTTTTCGAGTCAAATTTGGTATTCCAAACGTTACGAGAAAAAGCAAAATGACAGCAGAGAAATATTACCTACGAGAACAATGATAAAAATAGTAAGAACTAGGTATGatccatttatttatatgtttaattttaagttttctgtttgagatatgaaaaaaatcttagtttgtactactatatatgttatacattttttttataaagatatatagGTAAATGACTCAAGAATCCTCAAACATATTTAGTTTGTGTACACTTATAGATTTAGCAATAAATGTACATAAACACTACTTATAAGTTCAGGTATGAACCTACGTAtagatatttcattaaaatagtGGCTCTCTTCATTGCCGTCTTGCcgaccataaaaaaaaaaagagtggcTCTTCATTTTTTACAAACtctttaagtattattaataattctagtcagtctctttttcttatttgtatactaaatttaaaacaatatctCTGAAGATAGATAGATTGAGAGTATAGCACAAGTCTTATGCTTATTCATCCAATATTTATACAATTTACAATATCCTTATAGTGATACTACTAAAAGATcattttgggggggggggggggttatttttcttaaaaatgaataaatttagAACTTGGAAGGAAATACAACTATGCAAGTACAACCCAATGCCAAAAGAAACTCTCAAAAGACAATACAGCAAggtgaacaaagaagaaaaagaacaactAATTCATTGCGGAAAAGTATACATAAATGACAACCCCATTTTTAGAAATAGTGTAAAAGCTTGAAAACACTAAAGggccaagagagagagaagagcaaagAGTTGAAAGAGACGAGACAAATAGTAACATGTCCTACATATGGAAAGATCGACAATAGATCTATCAATGACGAATGACCACTGAAGAAGACTGTTCAGATCGATCAAGAGGCATTTTCAACAGTAAATGCAACTAATGTGGACAAAAATTAATCAACCACTCATCTATCATGAACGGTTTGAAGCATATTGTTGGTTAAGTTAATCTCAAAGATGACACCATGCATTGCATAAGATGCAGACTGGTATATCTAGCTGGGGAAAGTGATTTTTAGAGGACAAAGATGAATGTGACACCATCGTTTGATGGGAAGAACCTAAACATTTTTCTCGTTTGTGAATTATTATGATGACCTACGTGATAGGATTGGATGAGCAAGGTCCTACCAAAGCTACTTTCCTGATATAAATACTTTTACTGTAATTGGTAGAGAAGATGAGAACAAGATAAATATCACTTTCCACAATGAATAGCACATGTTTACCTCACGGGTCTAACATCTACTTTAGAATAGTGGGACTTTCCCAATTTGTGATTTTGCAGCCTGTGTCACTTTAAGATTTGATGTACCATTGTTCCCAGTAAGACCATTTGAATTTTGTTCCTGAACCAATGATAGTTGCTTCACGTTTTCACTTCATATAACTATATAACACATCTGTGAttgacaacaacaaccaaaatgtATCAAGATTAGCTCAATCCTAACTTACTTTGGTTGCATAACACAACCTAAGGCCcatttaataactttaaaagcccaatttttttttatttagtagcCTTATTCTTACACgatgttgatgatataataAGTGGATTATAAACATTAAGTAGCCAAAACTACATATGTATAACGTATGCTTTGTAAAAATAcgaaataagaagaagatttgttACAACTAATTTGTAAATTAAGCTTTGGGAGATGGCACGTGCCCTACCTACTTTACATTTAGCCGCCACTGTCACTCCTCCATACATTAATCTCGAAAGCTGAAGCCCATCTTCCTGATTCTAATCGCGATTATTCTAATTTCCAAGAATAATGTCAGTTGTTGAGATTGTGGCAGGGCCTGCTCTTGGATATGCTCTCCAAGCCCTTCATTATGCCATCAAAAGAGCTATAGATAGATCTTTAACCTCAGCATACATCTTTGACCGTCTCGATGCAACAATCTTTAAGATCACAACGTTGGTGGCTCAAGTTGATAAGCTTAGCGAAGAAGTGGAAGATCCACAGAGGAAAGTTATTGAAGATCTTAAGCATCTCCTTGAAAAGGCTGTTTCTCTTGTCGAGGCTTATGCGGAACTCAGACGCAGAAACTTACTTAAGAAGTTCAGGTTTTGTATACAATATAGTTACATGAATTTCTTTCGGTATATATGAAGGCGCCTCACTTATTTCTTAGTTTAGTACTTTAGAAAAACCTCTTTTAAGGTATAAGAGAagaattgttctttttttttgtttttttaatgatataatATGTAGTTGTGTTTTATGAAATAACATGTGTACGTAtcatttttgtggttttgaaCTTTAGGTATAAGAGAAGAATCAAAGAGTTAGAAGCTTCATTAAGATGGATGGTAAATGTGGATGTTCAAGTCAATCAATGGGTAGATATCAAAGAACTCATGGCCAAAATGTCTGAAATGAACACTAAATTTGAGGAAAACACGCGTCAACCAACAAACTTTATGTGTTTCAAGAGCAGTCATAGCATATCACAACAAAGTAGTAATGAAGATATTGTAGAAGAAACAGACCAATCTTCAGAAGAAACCGCTGAATGCTCGAGTGATGGATCTAAACCGAAGATTGATATCCAAATTCGCTGGAGctcaagaaaacagaacaaagaccACGAAATCCGATTCGTTATGAAGTGATGATTTCTTGACGTACCAATTGTGTCAACTCACTCTTAGCTTTCCTCAAATCTAATGTcatatacttttttataaattgtgCCGATTGTGATCAAACAAAGagaatacataaatatattacacattacattacatatatatgtatgtgaatCCAAAGTTTGTAGAGTAAAAACCAACAAAACGGTCCAAAAATGAACGATGGAGGTGGAGCTAAGACAAAACTCCACTGGTGTGTCTCAACAGTATGGACAAAACAGACTTTTGTCCTCAGAATCTCAGAGAGCATAAACTATCTCTCCACTACTGTCAACATCAATCTCAGATTCAGAATCAAAGTCATCCATGTCATCGTCTAGATCAAGATTATCAGCCATGAAATCATCAAGGCAACGGTTACGAACAGTTGGAATCGTAGCCTCTGATATTATCTGCATGATTGTGTCAAGGCTCTGCATTGGCTGCTCTGGTTCTTGAAACTGACTACCCATTCTGTTCTCATCCATCAAGTCACCTGGAAGATTCTTCAAGAACCATTTATCGGATTTGATCTCTGGAATTGTGATTCTCTGCCACATCGAGTCtctcaatttgtttatattcaGAACTCAAGGTGCTTTTAAGAACAGAGTTAATTCAAAAGAGTAGAACTTACTGTTGCAGGATCAGCCACGAAAATCCTTGATATTAGATGTCGACATTCAGGTGAAAGGTGTAAGTCCTCTGGGATTGAGTATGTGACACTAAGGATTCTCTGCGTTTTAGGATCAACGAAGAAGCAAACTCAATACAATCAAGTTTGAAGGATAATGAATATAAGATAAAGAACTTAGAAGAAAGCTTTACCTGTATTGTCTTTCGATAATCTCTTGGCTCTTGTGGATCCTCAAATGGATAAGCTCCAACCAACATTACATATAAGGTTACGCCACAGGACCATACATCTGCAAGCTGGGTATTGTAACACCACAAAATTCAGTAACAACTCAAAGAAAATATTGTGGTATAAATCTAGACAGAGGAATTGGTCTCAGGGGCTTACCTTGCCATCATATTCCTGTCGAAGAAGAATCTCTGGTGCAATGTATGCAGGTGTACCAACAGTTGACTTTGGCTGGGAATGAAGAACAGAAGACTGGAGAAAACAGATGCATCGTTAGGACTTCAGCAGAAACACTTCTTTTCAATAATAAATCAGTAGTAGGAAAGACATGATAGGCAAAAGAACATGAGCAAATAAGAAGCACAACGAGGAGTCTCAAGATGTTCCCCACTGAATTTGCGCAGGGCCATGTTGTAACACTTATAAACTTGGAATTCAGAGAACAAACCTTGAGAGAAATAGTACCTTGGAATaaccaaaatcacatattttcAAACGAGGGGCAGGACTTCCATCCAACAATGTATTTTCCAGTTTCAGATCCCGATGGCATATTTGCTACACAGGGAAATCAAAACAGAATATTACCAGACTGAATCATTAAACTCTCTCTGAAAGAAACAAAcgataaaaaaattcaaactaaaaGAACATTGCTCTGCATACCATTGCATGACAATAGCTAACTCCAGATATAAGCTGCTGAAAGAAGAACCGAGCCTAtacatttaaaccaaaaaaacacactcaaagATCAGTAGTAGGACATCGAAACCGCAACACAGAAGTAGGAGAAGTAAGACAATCAGAATCAAAACCTCATCTTCACTAAACCTCCCAGCATTACAAATCCGCTCATAAAGTTCTCCACCAGCAGCATACTCCATAACAATAGCCAAATGGGTAGGCGTCAAAATCACCTAAAACCATAACAAAACACAGAACAAACTCTAAACCACTCTGCCTTACACATTCAAAACACACAAAGGAAGAAACATCAAAGGTGTATTATACCTCTTTAAACCTGACAATATTAGGATGCCTCAGTGATCTATGATTGATAATCTCCCTCTGAACATTCTCATCTATCTgttaaaacacaaaaagtatcatcacaagtcacaacaaattcaaaatacaaaataaaaagcattAATTAAAACGAATTAAGAAAGGTGAAAACTTTTATAGCATTAATAATCATAGTAACagaaaaacagaattaaaaagcAAACTGGATCAGATAAAAAGGGAAGGTACTAAATctggaaattaacaaaaaaaaccgaaactttggggatcatcatcatcagcagcatCACTAAAAGCCTATAAATATCAAATCTTTTAATCCGAATTGAAATATTTAAGTAAAAGGGTGATGATAAAAAGCAAACCTTTTCACCTCTCTCGATGTACTTAACAGCAACAAGCTCCTTGGTAACCCTATCGGTCATGAGACGAGCTACGCCGAAATTACCAGACCCGATGTCTTTGACGAAGTCGTAACGATCACTGTCGTGCATAATCGGTAAATCAATCGGCATGATCGGTGTATTACTCCCcggatccatttttttttctctctctctctctctctctctctctcttagtcTACTCTTTCCCAATCACATCAGATCTCTCAGTCGTAGCTGAGAAtctagaagaggaagaaaaagaagaagaagcttcgtAGCAAAAATATCTTCGAAGGAAGGATTTGGATAAATTTTGGGGGTTGGGGGAAAAAGATTGGATCAACGAATGAGAAAGACAAAAGCCAATTATTggtcgctctctctctctctaagttAGATAAGAGGAGAAaccgagaaagagagagagagtgctTTGAAACGACGCCGTTCTGTTGTGTTTGTTATTTTCAATCAGTTTTTGATACGACAAAAGCCGCCGCGTTTTGTTGATTCTTTTAAGTTGTTTTTGGCTTCACTCCATCTTTGTCTTGTAAAAGATCTTTTTGTTTAtccgtaattttttttttatatattccc
The Camelina sativa cultivar DH55 chromosome 6, Cs, whole genome shotgun sequence genome window above contains:
- the LOC104791269 gene encoding methylesterase 10, producing the protein MQTQHMQQQQLHHFVFVHGSCHGAWCWFKLAAKLKGDGQRVTAIELGGSGIDTRRLDEVRLVSEHLEPLMSFMESLPENEKVVLVGHSYGGIGTSLAMERFPTKVSVGVFLSAYMPHHDSPPAVLIQEYFKRLPDGFAMDSEFTFEEGPEHPPSSVLFGTSFMKEKAYSNCQLEDLELAMALVKPSWLYAKEMGGEDLISKERYGSGKRVFIVCEGDNVLPEEIQKWMISNYEPNEVKRIEEAGHMAMLTKPQQLSQLLQEIAAKYN
- the LOC104791273 gene encoding RPW8-like protein 3, translating into MSVVEIVAGPALGYALQALHYAIKRAIDRSLTSAYIFDRLDATIFKITTLVAQVDKLSEEVEDPQRKVIEDLKHLLEKAVSLVEAYAELRRRNLLKKFRYKRRIKELEASLRWMVNVDVQVNQWVDIKELMAKMSEMNTKFEENTRQPTNFMCFKSSHSISQQSSNEDIVEETDQSSEETAECSSDGSKPKIDIQIRWSSRKQNKDHEIRFVMK
- the LOC104791272 gene encoding serine/threonine-protein kinase SRK2D: MDPGSNTPIMPIDLPIMHDSDRYDFVKDIGSGNFGVARLMTDRVTKELVAVKYIERGEKIDENVQREIINHRSLRHPNIVRFKEVILTPTHLAIVMEYAAGGELYERICNAGRFSEDEARFFFQQLISGVSYCHAMQICHRDLKLENTLLDGSPAPRLKICDFGYSKSSVLHSQPKSTVGTPAYIAPEILLRQEYDGKLADVWSCGVTLYVMLVGAYPFEDPQEPRDYRKTIQRILSVTYSIPEDLHLSPECRHLISRIFVADPATRITIPEIKSDKWFLKNLPGDLMDENRMGSQFQEPEQPMQSLDTIMQIISEATIPTVRNRCLDDFMADNLDLDDDMDDFDSESEIDVDSSGEIVYAL